In one Sphingobacterium daejeonense genomic region, the following are encoded:
- a CDS encoding TolC family protein, whose protein sequence is MKIIKTITVVCALIFGFNGLTIGQEHALDRYVKQGLDSNLVLIQKDLSMKKAMNGLEVAKSMYLPQITFDLTYSHADGGRSIDLPIGDMLNPVYATLNQLTQSNNFPQISNEQINFLPKNYYDAKIRTSVPIINTDIKHNKVVREKMVELTKVETETYKRELVKDIKIAYFNYLSAVQSKEIYENALTLAKEGKRVNEKLLEAGKGLPAYVIRAEAEIAQHESKIAEAEQQIKNAKYYFNSLLNRAGDAEIVYESGKERANELEGSDMSVNIDGREEIKSLEGNKAIQESMVEMSKQAFVPKLSAFLDLGSQAEGLKINSNSQYYMVGAQLSFPIFQGNRNRLKIQENQIAVAEAQNKIDQAKQQLALSAEVAKNELVAMQKKL, encoded by the coding sequence ATGAAAATAATAAAAACAATAACTGTAGTTTGTGCCCTTATATTTGGATTTAATGGATTAACCATTGGACAAGAGCATGCTTTGGATCGGTATGTCAAACAAGGTTTGGACAGTAACTTGGTTTTAATTCAGAAGGATCTTTCAATGAAAAAGGCCATGAATGGGCTAGAGGTTGCCAAGAGCATGTACCTGCCTCAGATTACATTTGACTTGACTTATTCACATGCTGATGGTGGTCGTTCGATCGACTTGCCGATCGGCGATATGCTGAATCCTGTATATGCCACATTGAACCAGTTGACACAGAGCAATAATTTCCCACAGATCAGTAACGAACAGATCAACTTCTTGCCAAAGAATTATTATGATGCTAAAATCAGAACTTCCGTTCCGATTATCAACACGGATATAAAACATAATAAAGTTGTTCGGGAGAAAATGGTTGAGTTGACAAAGGTTGAAACCGAAACATATAAGAGGGAGCTTGTCAAAGATATCAAGATTGCATATTTCAATTATTTGAGTGCTGTTCAATCTAAAGAGATTTATGAAAATGCGTTGACTTTGGCCAAGGAGGGCAAAAGGGTTAATGAAAAGCTATTGGAGGCTGGGAAAGGGTTGCCAGCCTATGTAATCCGTGCTGAGGCGGAAATAGCTCAACATGAATCAAAAATTGCCGAGGCGGAGCAACAGATCAAAAATGCGAAATACTATTTCAATTCATTGTTGAATCGTGCTGGTGATGCTGAGATTGTGTATGAATCGGGCAAGGAAAGGGCTAATGAGTTGGAAGGTTCGGACATGTCGGTAAATATTGATGGGCGGGAGGAAATAAAATCATTGGAGGGAAATAAAGCTATTCAGGAATCTATGGTTGAGATGAGCAAACAGGCGTTTGTCCCTAAGTTAAGTGCTTTTTTGGATCTTGGTTCGCAAGCTGAGGGGTTGAAGATCAATAGTAATTCTCAATATTATATGGTCGGCGCACAATTGAGTTTCCCAATTTTTCAAGGGAACAGGAACCGGTTGAAAATCCAAGAAAACCAGATTGCAGTTGCTGAAGCTCAGAACAAGATAGATCAAGCGAAGCAACAGTTGGCGTTATCAGCGGAGGTTGCGAAGAATGAGCTAGTAGCAATGCAAAAAAAACTATGA
- a CDS encoding TetR-like C-terminal domain-containing protein, which translates to MENAFERLKALGKIYIHFALSNPEYYQVMFMMKEPLSFLTSKEENAAWIEGQYVIEFLRKTIVECQEMGYFKDMDSIAVAIQAWGAVHGLVSLHVTEHLDCIKDVFERNDTMEEMVYASFQVFVEMIARSK; encoded by the coding sequence GTGGAGAATGCTTTTGAAAGATTGAAGGCATTGGGTAAGATTTATATTCACTTTGCTTTGTCAAATCCTGAATACTACCAAGTTATGTTTATGATGAAAGAACCTTTGTCATTCCTGACCTCGAAAGAAGAAAATGCAGCTTGGATAGAAGGGCAGTATGTGATTGAATTTCTACGTAAAACCATTGTTGAATGTCAGGAAATGGGATACTTTAAGGATATGGATTCTATAGCAGTCGCAATTCAAGCTTGGGGTGCAGTTCATGGGCTGGTCTCTTTGCATGTTACGGAGCATTTGGACTGTATCAAGGATGTTTTTGAAAGAAATGATACCATGGAGGAAATGGTCTATGCTTCGTTTCAGGTATTTGTGGAAATGATAGCAAGATCTAAGTAG
- a CDS encoding TetR/AcrR family transcriptional regulator has translation MEKKLKHKEDLRTLILEAAKKLFVQEGYEATSIRKIAKEIGFSPTTIYLYYKDKSDIVYALHQVGFGILRDRFFPIDGRGECF, from the coding sequence TTGGAAAAGAAGTTAAAACATAAGGAAGATTTAAGGACTTTAATTTTGGAGGCTGCCAAGAAGCTTTTTGTTCAAGAGGGCTATGAAGCAACTTCGATTAGGAAGATTGCCAAGGAGATTGGGTTCAGCCCGACGACCATTTACCTATACTATAAAGACAAAAGTGATATAGTCTATGCACTCCATCAGGTTGGATTTGGGATTTTGAGAGATAGATTTTTTCCCATTGATGGCCGTGGAGAATGCTTTTGA
- a CDS encoding Hsp20/alpha crystallin family protein: MALIKLPGKSYNTDAVNPFVNNVFDNLFNDSFISDRLVTRVPAVNITESPEAFNIEVAAPGLQKSDFKINVDKNIINISVEKQEEKVEEGKVHSKKEFSYTSFSRSFTLPEVVDYSSIDASYENGVLDIKIGKKEEAIVAKRLIEVK, from the coding sequence ATGGCATTAATCAAATTACCAGGAAAATCTTACAACACTGATGCAGTGAATCCATTTGTTAACAATGTATTCGACAATTTATTCAATGACTCATTTATTTCGGACCGTTTGGTAACGCGCGTTCCTGCAGTAAATATCACTGAATCCCCAGAGGCATTCAATATTGAAGTAGCAGCTCCTGGCTTACAGAAATCTGATTTTAAAATTAACGTAGATAAGAATATCATCAATATTTCTGTAGAAAAACAAGAAGAAAAAGTAGAAGAGGGCAAGGTACACAGCAAAAAAGAATTTAGCTACACTTCATTCTCAAGATCATTCACACTACCTGAAGTAGTTGATTATTCAAGCATTGACGCCAGCTATGAAAATGGCGTGCTTGATATCAAGATCGGCAAGAAAGAAGAAGCAATCGTAGCAAAGAGACTAATTGAGGTGAAGTAA
- the folB gene encoding dihydroneopterin aldolase — protein MARITQKISLEDVRFYSPIGFYEEEQVLGNEFYVSVSVSFPFQNPDSENLENTVNYEELYAILVEVMSPRRKLLESAAEDILNRIVEEYSYVQQIEVAIRKINPPFGGDVAKSVVSLSYIRE, from the coding sequence ATGGCTCGTATAACTCAGAAAATTTCATTGGAAGATGTTCGATTTTACTCACCGATTGGATTCTATGAAGAAGAACAAGTCTTAGGAAACGAGTTTTATGTCAGTGTCTCTGTTAGCTTTCCCTTTCAAAATCCTGACTCGGAGAACTTGGAAAATACAGTCAATTACGAAGAGTTATATGCTATTTTGGTAGAAGTCATGAGCCCCCGACGCAAATTATTGGAATCTGCCGCGGAAGATATCCTCAATAGAATCGTCGAAGAGTATTCATATGTACAGCAGATTGAAGTCGCTATCCGTAAAATCAATCCGCCATTCGGTGGAGATGTTGCAAAATCCGTAGTCTCTCTTTCTTATATCCGAGAATAA
- a CDS encoding 3-keto-disaccharide hydrolase — MLKHSLLIALLAGVSYASAQTQFKPEDTEFYEPVPRVVTTKANAAPSDAIVLFDGKNLSEWVSEKDGRPAQWTITDNVLTVKPGSGGIKTNKQFEDFQLHVEWRSPEKIKGEGQGRGNSGIFLQGLYELQVLDNDDNKTYTNGQAGSLYKQSPPLVEARKPESGWHTYDVIYTAPRFNKDGQLIKRALVTVLHNGVVVQNNTELQGTTEYIGLPKMKAHGPGPISLQDHGDLVSYRNIWIREL, encoded by the coding sequence ATGTTAAAACACTCTTTATTAATAGCATTACTTGCGGGCGTATCATATGCAAGTGCTCAGACCCAGTTTAAACCTGAAGACACTGAGTTTTACGAACCTGTTCCACGGGTTGTTACTACCAAGGCAAATGCTGCTCCATCGGATGCCATTGTATTGTTTGATGGAAAGAATCTTTCGGAATGGGTAAGTGAAAAAGATGGTCGCCCAGCACAATGGACCATTACAGACAATGTCTTAACCGTAAAACCAGGTTCCGGAGGAATAAAAACCAACAAACAATTTGAGGATTTCCAATTGCACGTTGAATGGCGTAGCCCAGAAAAAATCAAAGGCGAAGGTCAAGGGCGCGGAAATTCAGGGATATTCCTACAAGGGCTGTATGAATTGCAGGTCTTGGACAATGACGACAACAAGACATACACCAACGGACAAGCTGGAAGTTTATACAAGCAGAGCCCACCATTGGTTGAAGCTAGAAAACCTGAAAGCGGATGGCATACTTATGATGTAATCTACACAGCACCGCGATTCAACAAAGATGGCCAACTGATCAAAAGAGCCTTAGTAACCGTACTTCATAATGGAGTAGTGGTTCAAAACAATACCGAATTACAAGGAACCACAGAGTATATTGGATTGCCTAAGATGAAAGCTCATGGACCGGGTCCAATTTCATTGCAAGACCATGGTGATCTAGTATCTTATAGAAATATCTGGATCAGGGAATTATAG
- a CDS encoding carbon-nitrogen hydrolase family protein produces the protein MDIKIRNLSKKDYKDLKKSMEQAYHGLVGDPWTKENITDLIDIFPEGQIAVEVNGKVVACALSIILNSRKTNIYDKYYAIIDDGKFDKHDSEGDTLYGIEVFVHPDFRSLRLGRRLYDQRKELCEQMNLQRILAGGRIPNYHNYSDSMTPRTYIEKVKRKEIYDPTLTFQLSNDFHVKKILKNYLPEDAESMEVATLLEWNNIYYEPDAPSNSASKQTIRLGLVQWQMRLFKDLEEFYDQIEFFVDTVSDYGTDFIMFPEFFNSPLMSPYNELPERLAMEKLAEHTKEIVERIQQFAVSYNVNIIAGSMPIMERGKLYNITYLCHRNGSLDSYKKIHITPNEMKYYGLVGGSEVKVFDTDCGKVGLLICYDVEFPELSRILADQGMQILFVPFMTDTQNGYIRVRSCAQARAIENECYVAIAGSVGNLPRVNNMDIQYSQSAVFTPSDFAFPNNAIKAEATPNTEMVLIADVDLYALRDLHEYGTVKLLRDRRKDLYEVKLLK, from the coding sequence ATGGATATTAAAATAAGAAACCTTAGTAAGAAAGATTATAAGGATCTAAAGAAGTCTATGGAACAAGCCTATCATGGATTGGTAGGTGACCCTTGGACCAAAGAAAACATTACTGATTTGATCGACATCTTCCCTGAGGGACAAATAGCAGTTGAGGTGAACGGAAAAGTGGTAGCATGTGCTTTATCCATTATCCTGAATTCCCGAAAAACAAATATTTACGATAAGTACTATGCCATCATCGATGATGGTAAATTTGATAAACATGATTCCGAAGGGGATACCTTATACGGTATCGAAGTCTTCGTACACCCTGATTTCAGGTCATTGCGCTTAGGTCGCCGTCTATATGATCAACGCAAGGAGCTGTGCGAACAGATGAACTTGCAACGTATCCTGGCTGGGGGACGTATCCCTAATTACCACAACTATTCGGATTCAATGACCCCAAGGACCTATATTGAAAAGGTGAAAAGAAAGGAAATCTACGATCCAACCTTGACATTTCAGCTCTCCAATGATTTCCACGTTAAGAAAATCTTGAAGAACTATCTTCCTGAAGATGCCGAATCCATGGAGGTAGCGACCTTATTGGAATGGAACAACATTTATTACGAACCAGATGCACCTTCCAATTCAGCATCCAAACAGACCATCCGTTTGGGATTGGTACAATGGCAGATGCGTCTGTTCAAAGATCTGGAAGAATTCTACGATCAGATTGAATTCTTCGTGGATACCGTGAGTGATTATGGTACGGATTTTATCATGTTCCCAGAATTCTTCAACTCTCCTTTGATGAGTCCATACAATGAGCTCCCTGAACGTTTGGCCATGGAAAAACTTGCCGAACATACCAAGGAAATTGTCGAAAGAATCCAGCAATTCGCGGTTTCTTACAATGTCAATATCATTGCTGGATCCATGCCGATCATGGAGCGTGGTAAATTATATAACATTACCTACTTATGTCACCGGAATGGTAGTTTAGATTCCTATAAGAAAATCCATATTACGCCAAATGAAATGAAGTATTATGGTTTGGTTGGCGGTTCTGAAGTAAAGGTTTTTGATACCGACTGTGGTAAGGTTGGCTTGTTGATATGTTATGACGTTGAATTCCCTGAACTGAGCAGGATATTGGCTGATCAAGGGATGCAGATTCTTTTTGTTCCTTTTATGACCGATACACAGAATGGATATATCCGTGTAAGGTCTTGTGCTCAAGCGAGAGCCATTGAAAATGAATGTTACGTTGCGATCGCGGGTTCTGTGGGTAACTTACCGAGAGTTAACAATATGGATATTCAATATTCACAGTCTGCAGTATTTACACCTTCTGACTTCGCATTTCCAAATAATGCGATCAAGGCTGAAGCCACCCCAAATACGGAGATGGTGCTGATTGCTGACGTGGACCTTTACGCACTGAGAGACCTACATGAGTATGGTACTGTAAAACTATTGAGAGACCGTCGTAAAGATTTGTATGAGGTAAAATTGCTCAAATAA
- a CDS encoding DUF3467 domain-containing protein: protein MENGNLNQEGQELSIELTEETAEGVYSNLAIITHSNTEFVVDFVRIMPGVPKAKVKSRVILTPEHAKQLMKALQENISRFEGANGTIQPKDMPYPLNFGTPKGEA from the coding sequence ATGGAAAACGGAAATTTAAATCAAGAAGGACAAGAATTAAGCATTGAATTGACCGAAGAAACAGCAGAAGGAGTTTACTCCAACCTTGCAATTATAACACATTCAAACACTGAATTTGTTGTGGATTTCGTTCGTATCATGCCAGGAGTGCCAAAAGCAAAAGTAAAATCAAGAGTGATCTTGACCCCTGAGCATGCTAAACAACTAATGAAAGCATTGCAAGAAAACATCAGCCGTTTCGAAGGAGCGAATGGTACTATCCAACCTAAGGATATGCCTTATCCCCTGAATTTCGGCACTCCTAAAGGAGAAGCTTAA
- a CDS encoding M42 family metallopeptidase, with protein sequence MAKKTIKTLPEEEPKKPSVVTADSLAFFEKYINNPSPTGFEWSGQRLWLDYLKPYVDETYIDNYGTAVGIINPKATYKVVIEAHADEISWFVNYISKDGLIYVIRNGGSDHQIAPSKRVNIHTDKGIVKAVFGWPAIHTRSGEKEESPNLKNIFLDCGCTSKEEVEELGIHVGCVITYEDEFMILNNRYYVGRALDNRAGGFMIAEVARLLKENKKKLPFGLYIVNSVQEEIGLRGAEMIADYIKPNIAIVTDVTHDTNTPMINKITQGDLACGKGPVVSYAPAVQINLNKQLIEVAQKNNIPIQRQASSRWTGTDTDAFAYSNGGVPSALISLPLRYMHTTVEMIHKDDVDNVIRLIYEMVLDIKKDQDFRSFSK encoded by the coding sequence ATGGCTAAAAAAACAATTAAAACATTACCAGAAGAAGAACCGAAAAAACCATCTGTAGTGACAGCGGATTCATTAGCTTTTTTCGAAAAATATATCAATAACCCATCCCCAACAGGTTTTGAGTGGAGCGGACAAAGATTGTGGTTGGATTATTTAAAACCGTATGTTGACGAAACCTATATCGATAACTATGGAACTGCGGTAGGTATTATAAATCCTAAAGCAACTTATAAAGTAGTAATTGAAGCACATGCCGACGAAATTTCTTGGTTTGTAAACTATATCTCAAAAGACGGATTGATTTATGTAATCCGCAATGGTGGTTCTGATCATCAGATTGCACCATCAAAAAGAGTGAATATCCATACAGACAAGGGAATAGTAAAAGCTGTTTTTGGATGGCCGGCTATCCATACACGTTCTGGTGAGAAAGAAGAAAGTCCAAACCTAAAGAATATTTTCTTGGATTGCGGTTGCACCTCCAAGGAAGAAGTTGAAGAATTGGGAATCCATGTAGGCTGTGTGATTACCTATGAGGATGAATTTATGATCTTAAACAATCGCTACTATGTTGGCCGTGCTTTAGATAACAGAGCCGGAGGATTTATGATTGCGGAAGTTGCCAGATTATTGAAGGAAAACAAGAAAAAATTGCCTTTCGGACTGTACATAGTGAATTCTGTACAGGAAGAAATAGGGTTGAGGGGAGCAGAAATGATCGCGGATTATATTAAACCGAACATAGCAATCGTTACAGATGTAACGCATGATACAAATACTCCGATGATCAACAAAATCACTCAGGGCGATCTGGCTTGCGGTAAAGGTCCTGTAGTATCATATGCACCTGCTGTTCAGATCAACCTCAACAAGCAATTGATCGAAGTCGCTCAGAAAAATAATATCCCAATCCAAAGGCAAGCATCTTCGCGATGGACAGGAACAGACACCGATGCATTTGCATATTCAAATGGGGGTGTGCCATCTGCTTTGATTTCCTTACCTTTGAGGTATATGCACACCACAGTGGAGATGATCCATAAGGATGATGTAGATAACGTAATAAGATTGATCTATGAAATGGTCTTGGACATCAAAAAGGACCAAGATTTCAGATCATTTAGTAAATAA
- the lgt gene encoding prolipoprotein diacylglyceryl transferase has protein sequence MIDILSFITWGPEPEIFKIGSFGVRWYSLCWLLAFVVSYFLMLKIFKREGKSQELLDKLTIYIFIGTLVGARLGHCFFYDWEYYREHFIEIFIPFQKINGEWQLTGFTGLASHGGALGILTALWLFSRNTKTNFMWITDRLILVVPIAGAFIRLGNFFNSEMIGNPTDLPWAVVFTHIDQIPRHPAQMYEAIAYVILFFILWAMYQKNKDPKPGKLFGIFLIGLFGARFIIEYVKIDQVAFEAGMLLNMGQILSIPFILAGIFLLLRKPKEIKKA, from the coding sequence ATGATCGATATTTTAAGTTTTATTACATGGGGACCAGAACCTGAGATTTTCAAAATAGGTTCATTTGGTGTCCGTTGGTATTCATTATGCTGGTTATTGGCTTTTGTAGTTTCTTATTTCTTAATGCTCAAAATATTTAAGAGGGAAGGCAAATCTCAAGAGTTATTGGATAAATTAACAATCTATATTTTTATAGGAACATTGGTCGGCGCTCGATTGGGTCATTGTTTCTTCTATGATTGGGAATATTACAGGGAACACTTTATAGAAATCTTTATTCCTTTCCAAAAGATAAATGGTGAATGGCAATTGACAGGATTCACTGGACTTGCCAGTCATGGTGGTGCTTTGGGGATATTGACCGCATTATGGTTATTCTCTAGAAATACAAAGACTAATTTTATGTGGATCACCGATCGCTTGATTTTAGTTGTACCTATTGCTGGAGCATTTATTCGTTTGGGGAACTTCTTTAATTCGGAGATGATCGGAAACCCTACAGATTTACCTTGGGCAGTTGTATTTACCCATATTGATCAAATCCCGAGACATCCGGCTCAAATGTACGAAGCCATCGCCTATGTCATATTATTTTTCATCCTATGGGCCATGTATCAGAAAAACAAGGATCCAAAACCAGGAAAACTATTTGGTATTTTCCTGATCGGTCTATTCGGCGCAAGATTTATCATAGAGTACGTTAAGATAGATCAAGTTGCATTCGAAGCTGGTATGTTGCTGAATATGGGTCAAATACTGAGTATACCATTTATTCTGGCGGGAATTTTCTTGCTACTCAGAAAACCAAAAGAGATTAAAAAAGCTTAA